One window of the Melanotaenia boesemani isolate fMelBoe1 chromosome 14, fMelBoe1.pri, whole genome shotgun sequence genome contains the following:
- the LOC121653008 gene encoding uncharacterized protein LOC121653008, with protein sequence MSASGLQATNRQNAKELDSMKESISDIINQLQDIDPARLSFSPFLDLDTQISLAPVSDSPESSVEELHSSSHSVSGSQRSLELPPATDQPSSSAPHHQQPNLPEQPAADQTEEGKLDQILSNPIITAQGLDATMENCIGPPTPVSQGDIPNGTEMPRWSPESTNLDCTVDEGRPLIGLPPESVELAVWSSESRGETCTAAEEASGQGRCCCRCCQCKCCQSGRVPAFLSVLASILCAAGILYALYFYVPIRPPDCPDITSRMLFTFCCCVVAALPILLAMLMSAVCQFCDGSFNLQESFPRRQALQQLFVTTSLEQLLLYVLNLVVMAALLPQDQLKLVPILVAMFIFGRLVYWCSLNTCSSWRGFGSGLTIFPLLAMVALNLYLMYILNLKEPLFVSQDILYNQVTPSSWSRETSQSPSGKPGILPTDILDAQ encoded by the exons ATGAGCGCCTCAGGGCTTCAGGCCACTAACCGGCAGAACGCAAAGGAGCTCGACAGCATGAAGGAGTCCATCAGCGATATCATCAACCAGCTCCAAGACATTGACCCAGCAAGGCTGTCATTCTCCCCCTTCCTGGACCTGGACACCCAGATCTCCTTGGCGCCGGTGTCAGACAGCCCTGAGTCCTCAGTGGAGGAGCTGCACTCGTCCTCCCACTCTGTCTCCGGCTCCCAGCGCTCTCTGGAACTGCCACCAGCAACAGATCAGCCAAGCA GCTCAGCTCcacaccaccagcagccaaACCTCCCAGAACAGCCTGCAGCTGATCAGACAGAAGAAGGGAAGCTGGATCAGATTCTTTCCAATCCGATCATCACAGCACAGGGTCTGGATGCCACCATGGAAAACTGCATTGGCCCTCCAACACCAGTCTCTCAGGGGGACATTCCCAATGGCACAGAAATGCCAAGATGGAGTCCAGAATCCACCAACCTGGACTGTACTGTGGATGAGGGCCGGCCTCTGATAGGTCTGCCACCAGAGAGTGTGGAGCTGGCTGTGTGGAGCTCAGAGAGCCGAGGAGAGACTTGCACGGCTGCAGAGGAGGCTTCAGGTCAGGGACGTtgctgctgccgctgctgccAGTGTAAATGCTGTCAAAGCGGCAGAGTTCCAGCTTTCCTCTCAGTGCTGGCCTCCATTCTGTGTGCAGCCGGGATCCTCTATGCACTCTATTTCTATGTCCCCATTAGACCCCCTGACTGCCCCGACATAACCAGCCGTATGCTTTTCACCTTCTGCTGCTGCGTGGTGGCTGCACTCCCCATCCTGCTGG caatGCTCATGAGTGCAGTGTGCCAGTTCTGTGACGGCTCCTTCAACTTGCAGGAGTCATTTCCCAGAAGACAGGCGCTTCAGCAGCTGTTTGTCACGACGTCCTTGGAGCAGTTACTCCTCTATGTCCTCAACCTCGTTGTTATGGCCGCTTTACTGCCTCAAGACCAGCTGAAGTTGGTGCCTATACTGGTTGCTATGTTCATATTTGGAAG GCTTGTTTACTGGTGCAGCCTGAACACGTGCAGCTCCTGGCGAGGCTTTGGCTCCGGTCTGACCATCTTCCCGCTCCTCGCCATGGTTGCTCTCAATCTGTACCTCATGTACATCCTCAATCTCAAAGAGCCCCTTTTTGTGTCTCAGGACATCCTCTATAATCAGGTCACCCCCTCTTCCTGGTCCAGGGAGACATCACAGAGCCCGAGTGGCAAACCAGGCATCTTACCCACAGACATCCTGGATGCTCAGTGA